One Deltaproteobacteria bacterium DNA segment encodes these proteins:
- a CDS encoding type II toxin-antitoxin system VapC family toxin — MKYLLDTSTFLWVYLGEVEKLPRRVVKILEGHEELFFSVVSAWEIAIKYAIGKLWFKESPSKWLPDALLSMGIQHLPMSLRQALEVSQLKFHHKDPFDRLLAVQAKMEGLSILSSDKIFRKYGVDLVWD; from the coding sequence ATGAAATATCTCCTTGATACTTCCACTTTTCTTTGGGTGTATTTAGGTGAGGTGGAAAAATTACCACGTCGGGTGGTAAAAATATTAGAAGGCCACGAGGAGTTGTTCTTTAGTGTTGTTTCTGCTTGGGAAATCGCTATCAAATATGCCATCGGTAAATTGTGGTTTAAAGAATCTCCCTCGAAATGGCTTCCTGATGCCCTCTTGTCTATGGGCATTCAACATCTTCCCATGAGCTTAAGGCAAGCTTTGGAGGTGTCCCAATTGAAATTTCATCATAAAGATCCTTTCGATCGTCTCTTAGCTGTTCAGGCCAAGATGGAGGGGCTTTCAATTCTTTCTTCGGATAAAATTTTCAGAAAATACGGAGTGGATCTTGTTTGGGATTAG
- a CDS encoding NAD-dependent epimerase/dehydratase family protein has protein sequence MTKNVLILGGTGFIGSHIAREFFAQGFKIKIFHRGTSDFRALEGIEFEKVRGNLKDPASLEAAFAKTDIVVHAAAPYPIYSLNGKKFLKSSLGVTLNVIEAAKRSFRGRMIYVSSLSTMGLSKSGLADETTPYHPIATTYHIAKKAMEEKYLEAARNGLDVVIVNPTGCFGERDIKPTSGEFIVRILKQKIPALIKAPMNVVDIHDVAHGVFLAYQKGKSGERYILGGEDINSLQFAKLVAELAQISFKVPTVPAWLARFTANLSEWVDGYLLRKPKPSIPTVGIDLIQYSQHLSSAKAEKYLGYTHQPIGPALERSIQWFRTHGYA, from the coding sequence ATGACAAAAAATGTACTTATTTTAGGTGGTACCGGTTTTATCGGTTCTCACATCGCGCGGGAATTTTTTGCCCAAGGTTTTAAAATCAAAATCTTTCATCGGGGAACTAGCGATTTTCGTGCCTTGGAAGGGATTGAATTTGAAAAGGTCCGTGGCAATTTAAAAGATCCAGCGAGCCTTGAGGCGGCCTTTGCCAAGACAGACATCGTTGTGCATGCCGCCGCCCCTTACCCCATTTATTCTCTCAACGGCAAAAAATTCCTCAAGAGCTCCCTCGGTGTAACCCTCAATGTTATTGAGGCGGCTAAACGTTCATTTCGCGGCCGCATGATTTATGTTTCAAGTTTGTCCACCATGGGCTTAAGCAAATCTGGTCTGGCCGATGAAACCACCCCTTATCACCCTATCGCCACCACCTATCACATCGCCAAAAAGGCCATGGAAGAAAAATACCTCGAGGCCGCAAGGAATGGTTTAGATGTGGTGATTGTCAATCCAACCGGTTGTTTTGGAGAAAGAGATATTAAACCCACGAGTGGTGAATTTATTGTGAGAATTCTCAAACAAAAAATCCCCGCGTTGATCAAGGCCCCCATGAACGTGGTAGATATTCACGACGTGGCACACGGGGTTTTTCTCGCCTATCAAAAAGGCAAAAGTGGTGAGCGTTATATTTTAGGCGGAGAAGATATCAATTCTTTGCAATTTGCCAAACTCGTCGCTGAACTCGCCCAAATATCTTTCAAAGTTCCAACGGTGCCGGCTTGGCTCGCTCGTTTTACAGCTAATCTTTCAGAATGGGTTGACGGTTATCTTTTACGCAAACCCAAACCAAGCATCCCTACCGTAGGCATCGACCTTATTCAATATTCCCAACACTTAAGTAGCGCCAAGGCCGAAAAATATCTGGGCTACACCCATCAACCCATAGGGCCAGCCCTCGAACGCAGCATCCAGTGGTTCCGCACCCATGGTTATGCTTAA
- a CDS encoding HipA N-terminal domain-containing protein produces the protein MNRTARVFFQDQLAGWLSETASGYQFQYSSEYLQSPSAKAISFSFPLRTEKYEASTLFPFFDGLIPEGWYLEIVSKKVKVDLYDRFGLLLATAKHTIGAVTIL, from the coding sequence ATGAACAGAACCGCACGGGTTTTTTTTCAGGATCAACTTGCAGGTTGGTTGTCTGAAACGGCCTCGGGTTACCAGTTTCAATATTCTTCGGAATACCTCCAAAGCCCAAGTGCCAAAGCGATTAGTTTTAGTTTCCCACTTCGAACAGAAAAATATGAAGCTTCTACCCTGTTTCCGTTTTTTGATGGGTTGATTCCCGAAGGTTGGTATTTAGAAATTGTTTCTAAAAAGGTGAAGGTTGATCTTTATGATCGGTTTGGTTTGTTGTTGGCGACTGCGAAACACACCATCGGAGCGGTGACCATTCTATGA
- a CDS encoding helix-turn-helix transcriptional regulator gives MSAENLSEQIKAWRKAQHLTQKKLAEVAGVGLRFIRDLEQGKKTLRMDKVNQVLKLFGRELGAINL, from the coding sequence ATGTCAGCAGAAAATTTATCTGAACAAATCAAGGCATGGCGTAAAGCCCAGCATCTTACTCAAAAAAAACTTGCTGAAGTGGCGGGGGTTGGGTTGCGCTTTATCAGGGATTTGGAGCAAGGAAAGAAAACGCTTCGCATGGATAAAGTAAACCAAGTCCTCAAACTTTTTGGCAGAGAATTAGGGGCCATCAACTTATGA
- a CDS encoding type II toxin-antitoxin system Phd/YefM family antitoxin, producing MQLNVHEAKTYLSRYLHKVEEGETIVLCRNGLPVAQLIPFPVGKKKRRNIIGLGRGMGRVSPEFFDELTDEDFPGIGL from the coding sequence ATTCAACTTAACGTTCATGAAGCAAAGACTTATTTGTCCCGTTATCTTCATAAGGTGGAGGAAGGAGAAACCATTGTTTTATGTCGCAATGGTCTTCCGGTAGCCCAACTCATTCCTTTCCCCGTGGGAAAAAAGAAAAGGAGAAACATCATAGGCCTTGGTAGAGGCATGGGACGTGTTTCACCTGAATTCTTTGATGAATTGACTGATGAGGACTTCCCAGGAATCGGCTTATGA
- a CDS encoding ATP-binding protein, translating to MPFRYLYPPLNKHLTNYRQMVFLVGPRQVGKTTLAKTLLGKTFVEGKTYFNWDMMSHRRWLTTQIFTGNYDLSGNTRIVFDEIHKFKRWKNTLKGLFDKHEPNTHWIVTGSAAVNVYRKGQDSLLGRHFTYHLFPFTLAEALQNDEIKPLKIEQWTSRHFEQAPTPSKENQALFIQLLNKSGFPESFFSKDKSISKRWQTNRLDQLINQDLAQTENLRNLSLVENLMFLLPTRVGSPLSINSLREDLEVHHATVKYWLDLLERVFYGFRIYPYAEKLNRALKKEPKWYLWDYTEVEDMAIRFENMVALHLLKYVYYLNELGEDSLNLNYLRDKEKREVDFVICRKRKPLVLIEVKYSNGNPSPHLFYFMEKLGLNHAFQLVADGNLPTRNYHKQQRSITVLPAASFLARLV from the coding sequence ATGCCCTTCCGCTATTTATACCCTCCTTTAAACAAGCATTTAACCAACTATCGACAAATGGTCTTTCTGGTTGGCCCTAGACAAGTGGGTAAAACCACCTTGGCAAAAACCTTGTTGGGTAAAACTTTTGTAGAAGGAAAAACTTATTTCAATTGGGACATGATGTCGCATCGCCGATGGCTCACCACTCAAATCTTCACGGGCAACTATGATTTGTCTGGAAACACGCGGATCGTCTTTGACGAAATTCACAAATTTAAACGATGGAAAAATACCTTGAAGGGGCTTTTTGACAAGCATGAACCCAATACGCATTGGATAGTGACTGGTAGCGCTGCAGTCAATGTTTATCGTAAAGGGCAAGATTCTTTATTAGGGAGGCATTTTACTTATCATCTCTTCCCCTTTACCCTTGCTGAAGCTCTTCAAAATGACGAAATCAAACCTTTAAAAATTGAACAATGGACCTCTCGCCATTTTGAGCAGGCCCCCACACCCAGCAAGGAAAATCAGGCATTGTTTATCCAATTATTAAATAAGTCTGGGTTTCCAGAATCTTTTTTCAGCAAAGACAAATCCATCAGCAAACGTTGGCAAACCAATCGCTTGGATCAGTTGATTAATCAAGATTTAGCGCAAACAGAAAATTTGAGGAATTTATCTTTGGTAGAAAATCTTATGTTCTTATTACCAACCCGAGTCGGTAGTCCTTTGTCGATTAATTCCCTCCGCGAAGATTTAGAAGTTCATCATGCCACGGTAAAATATTGGTTAGATCTCTTAGAAAGGGTTTTTTATGGGTTTCGTATTTATCCGTATGCCGAAAAATTGAACCGAGCCCTTAAAAAAGAACCCAAATGGTATTTGTGGGACTACACTGAAGTTGAAGACATGGCCATTCGCTTTGAAAACATGGTGGCATTGCATTTGCTGAAATATGTTTATTACTTAAATGAACTAGGGGAAGATTCGTTAAATTTAAATTACCTAAGGGACAAAGAAAAAAGAGAAGTTGATTTTGTCATTTGTAGAAAAAGAAAACCCTTAGTCTTGATTGAGGTGAAATATAGTAACGGGAATCCTTCTCCCCACTTATTTTATTTTATGGAGAAGTTAGGGCTTAACC
- a CDS encoding HipA domain-containing protein, whose amino-acid sequence MNPRCLACYEKLEVSSYHPSCVKRVFGVSWIPTFDFAQKDFGLLAQKMAGQMSISGVQPKITVGLNKKNKNFEIFPSGGSYILKPQTQTYEHLPENEDLCMHLAKVYEIIIPTHTLVKTADGVLAYLIKRFDILEDGHRLPVEDFGQILGMPAERKYSGSYEAIAKGILQYCSNKYLELTRFFERLLFCFVLGNGDMHLKNFSLVTYPDQTVVLSPAYDLLSSKLVIPDEEDLPISLLGKKNKLKGQDFLNFGDQLGLARKAMKNSIERLLSLVPQFQEWVQKSFLLEEEKENLNVIIDARANRLKS is encoded by the coding sequence ATGAATCCACGCTGTCTTGCTTGTTACGAGAAATTAGAAGTGTCTTCTTATCATCCATCCTGTGTAAAACGGGTTTTTGGTGTTTCTTGGATTCCAACCTTTGATTTTGCTCAAAAGGATTTTGGGTTATTAGCCCAAAAAATGGCGGGGCAAATGTCGATTTCGGGTGTTCAACCCAAGATCACCGTGGGGCTAAATAAGAAAAATAAAAATTTTGAAATATTTCCCAGCGGAGGCTCCTATATCTTGAAACCACAAACTCAAACTTACGAACATTTGCCCGAAAATGAAGACCTGTGCATGCACTTAGCTAAAGTTTACGAAATCATAATTCCAACCCACACCTTAGTAAAAACAGCAGATGGGGTATTGGCTTATCTAATTAAACGTTTTGATATTTTGGAGGATGGTCACAGATTACCCGTGGAGGATTTTGGGCAGATTTTAGGAATGCCTGCTGAGAGGAAATATTCGGGTTCTTACGAAGCCATTGCAAAGGGCATTTTACAATATTGCAGTAATAAATATCTTGAACTCACCCGATTTTTTGAACGGCTGCTTTTTTGTTTTGTGCTTGGCAATGGGGACATGCATCTTAAAAATTTTTCCTTAGTTACTTATCCCGATCAAACCGTTGTTTTAAGTCCGGCTTATGATTTGCTTTCTTCGAAATTGGTTATTCCTGATGAAGAGGACTTGCCGATTTCTCTTTTGGGTAAAAAGAATAAACTTAAAGGGCAAGATTTTTTGAATTTTGGCGATCAGTTAGGTCTTGCCCGAAAGGCGATGAAAAATTCTATTGAACGGCTCTTAAGTCTTGTCCCCCAATTTCAGGAATGGGTTCAAAAAAGTTTTCTGTTAGAAGAAGAAAAGGAAAATTTGAATGTCATTATTGACGCCCGAGCAAATAGACTCAAATCTTGA